One Pseudomonas sp. C27(2019) DNA window includes the following coding sequences:
- a CDS encoding pilin yields the protein MKAQMQKGFTLIELMIVVAIIGILAAIALPAYQDYTVRSKISEALIQASSPKGLISEAFQTDGLDGVEAAATTYNAIPANEKETKYVADITIDDTNGAITVTLQGATAGFPTDVQGATIVLTPNVKKAGLTAGATGAIDWACASDSATTAGNRGLTAAELGTLEAKYAPAECR from the coding sequence ATGAAAGCACAAATGCAAAAGGGTTTTACCCTAATTGAGTTAATGATCGTTGTGGCGATCATCGGTATTTTGGCTGCGATCGCGCTGCCTGCGTATCAAGACTACACTGTACGCTCAAAAATCTCAGAAGCTCTAATTCAAGCTTCATCACCTAAAGGTTTGATTAGTGAAGCATTTCAAACTGACGGTCTTGACGGTGTTGAAGCAGCAGCAACAACATATAACGCAATACCTGCCAATGAAAAAGAAACTAAATACGTAGCGGACATTACAATTGATGATACTAACGGTGCTATTACAGTAACTTTACAAGGTGCAACAGCTGGTTTCCCTACTGACGTACAAGGAGCAACAATTGTACTGACTCCTAATGTTAAGAAAGCTGGTTTAACAGCAGGTGCAACCGGTGCAATTGACTGGGCTTGCGCATCTGACTCTGCAACAACAGCTGGCAACCGTGGTTTAACAGCAGCCGAGTTGGGTACTCTTGAAGCAAAATACGCTCCAGCAGAGTGCCGTTAA
- the tfpZ gene encoding TfpX/TfpZ family type IV pilin accessory protein: MSARIKAFTIHLTISAVIALAVIGVVFYLWYPAPLHTVVGVTQIFLILLAVDVVLGPLLTLLVYKVGKKSLVMDLSVIALLQLAALCYGLLTVAEGRPAWLVFAADRFDLVRVLDIDERKLDQTDLNYRQPSLLGPQWVAATNPTDSDERNDILMESVFAGVDIAQRPNLYQPLDSQKESIKKRLLELSDLPANNTAEDIKAVLAKHPKADTWLPLRANNQDMVVLMHKDTAEVVAIVDLRPWK, translated from the coding sequence ATGAGCGCACGCATTAAAGCCTTTACAATTCACCTTACCATTTCAGCCGTTATTGCTTTAGCCGTCATAGGCGTGGTTTTTTATCTCTGGTATCCAGCGCCGCTACATACCGTCGTCGGCGTTACCCAGATTTTTCTTATTCTTTTAGCTGTTGATGTTGTACTCGGCCCACTACTGACTCTTTTGGTCTATAAAGTCGGTAAAAAAAGCTTAGTCATGGATTTAAGCGTGATAGCCCTGCTGCAGCTTGCTGCACTCTGTTATGGCCTCTTGACAGTTGCTGAAGGACGCCCAGCATGGTTAGTATTTGCAGCTGACCGTTTTGACTTAGTGCGCGTCTTAGATATTGACGAGCGCAAGCTGGATCAAACTGACTTAAACTACCGTCAGCCATCATTACTCGGCCCGCAATGGGTAGCAGCAACAAACCCAACGGACAGTGATGAACGTAACGATATTTTAATGGAATCGGTGTTCGCTGGAGTGGACATTGCCCAGCGCCCTAATCTATATCAGCCATTAGACTCGCAAAAAGAGTCCATCAAGAAACGCCTGTTAGAGCTATCAGATCTACCAGCAAATAACACCGCAGAAGACATCAAAGCCGTATTAGCCAAACACCCCAAAGCCGACACTTGGTTACCGCTACGCGCCAACAATCAAGACATGGTTGTATTGATGCATAAAGATACTGCTGAAGTGGTAGCTATCGTTGATTTAAGGCCGTGGAAATAG
- a CDS encoding excalibur calcium-binding domain-containing protein, translating into MKKIIFIVIIAGGWYVNKNGWPDFLQISRNTVTTSTSMLSTPPTAPSTFKSHTNSTASASTFRCDGRQHCSQMSSYDEALFFLRNCPNTKMDGDGDGIPCERQFGR; encoded by the coding sequence ATGAAAAAAATCATTTTTATCGTAATTATTGCCGGCGGCTGGTATGTGAATAAAAACGGCTGGCCTGATTTTCTACAAATATCCCGCAACACAGTGACCACTAGCACCTCGATGCTATCAACACCACCCACTGCGCCTTCAACGTTTAAATCACATACGAACTCAACAGCGTCTGCATCAACCTTTCGCTGTGATGGTAGACAGCACTGCTCGCAAATGAGCTCTTATGATGAAGCACTGTTCTTTTTGCGTAATTGCCCGAACACCAAGATGGATGGTGATGGCGATGGTATTCCATGTGAGCGGCAGTTTGGGCGGTAA
- the pilB gene encoding type IV-A pilus assembly ATPase PilB: protein MSSSMNLIGLARQVVEAGLLDENKVQEAVQQAKRNQTLLVTWLVQNKLVKSRALMELAADQFGVAYFDLNAVNPDVFPQDLVSERLARQHRVLPLYKRGSKLFIAISDPGNHQAINDVQFSSGMTVEPLLVEDDKLGLAIDRLYQSATGGLEGMDDAELEGLDFEETESSGPAQTEEADETPVVRFVNKMLLDAIKGGSSDLHFEPYEKMYRVRFRTDGVLHEVAKPPIQLRDRISARLKVMANMDISERRKPQDGRIKLKVSANKSIDFRVNTLPTLWGEKIVMRILDASSAQMGIDALGYEEPQKELYMEALSQPQGMILVTGPTGSGKTVSLYTGLNILNTIDVNISTAEDPVEINLEGINQVNVNPKQGMDFSTALRAFLRQDPDVIMVGEIRDLETAEIAIKAAQTGHMVMSTLHTNSAAETLTRLRNMGVAAFNLATSVNLIIAQRLARKLCACKQELNVPDDVLLKEGFSAEQVGTFKVYGPKGCDNCNGGYKGRVGIYEVVKSTPALQRIIMEDGNAIDIDAQMRKDGFNNLRASGLLKVIQGITSLAEVNRVTKD, encoded by the coding sequence ATGAGTAGTAGTATGAATTTGATCGGCTTGGCTCGACAGGTGGTCGAGGCAGGCTTGCTGGATGAGAATAAAGTCCAAGAGGCAGTGCAGCAGGCCAAGCGCAACCAAACCTTATTGGTTACCTGGTTGGTGCAAAATAAATTAGTCAAAAGTCGCGCATTGATGGAGTTGGCCGCAGATCAGTTTGGCGTGGCTTATTTTGATTTAAATGCGGTGAATCCTGATGTTTTTCCGCAAGATTTGGTCAGTGAAAGGCTCGCTCGTCAACATCGCGTACTGCCGTTGTATAAGCGCGGCAGTAAGCTTTTTATCGCTATTTCTGATCCGGGTAATCATCAAGCCATTAATGATGTGCAGTTCAGCAGCGGTATGACGGTTGAGCCGTTGTTGGTTGAAGACGATAAGTTGGGGCTAGCCATTGACAGGCTGTATCAGTCGGCTACCGGCGGTCTAGAAGGGATGGATGACGCTGAGCTTGAAGGTTTGGATTTTGAAGAAACTGAATCCAGCGGGCCGGCACAAACCGAGGAGGCTGATGAAACGCCGGTGGTGCGTTTTGTTAATAAAATGCTGCTTGATGCCATTAAAGGGGGCTCTTCAGATTTACACTTTGAGCCTTATGAGAAGATGTACCGCGTGCGTTTTCGTACCGATGGGGTCTTGCATGAGGTGGCCAAGCCGCCGATTCAATTGCGTGATCGTATCTCGGCCCGCTTAAAAGTGATGGCCAATATGGATATTTCTGAACGCCGTAAGCCGCAAGATGGGCGGATTAAACTCAAAGTCTCGGCCAATAAATCCATCGACTTTCGTGTTAACACCCTGCCAACCCTCTGGGGCGAGAAAATCGTGATGCGGATTCTCGATGCCAGCAGCGCGCAAATGGGCATTGATGCGTTAGGTTATGAGGAGCCGCAGAAAGAGCTGTATATGGAAGCTTTGAGTCAGCCGCAAGGCATGATTTTAGTGACGGGGCCGACCGGTTCCGGTAAAACAGTATCGTTGTATACCGGCTTGAATATTCTCAATACCATCGATGTCAATATTTCTACCGCCGAAGATCCGGTTGAAATTAACTTGGAGGGGATTAACCAGGTTAACGTCAATCCCAAGCAGGGTATGGATTTCTCCACTGCGCTGCGCGCCTTCTTGCGGCAAGATCCGGATGTGATCATGGTCGGTGAGATTCGTGATTTAGAAACTGCAGAGATCGCGATTAAAGCGGCGCAAACCGGGCACATGGTGATGTCGACGTTGCACACCAACAGTGCTGCGGAAACCTTAACGCGTTTGCGCAACATGGGGGTGGCAGCGTTTAACTTGGCCACCTCGGTGAACTTGATTATTGCCCAGCGGCTGGCACGTAAACTCTGTGCCTGTAAGCAAGAGCTTAATGTGCCTGACGATGTGTTGCTAAAAGAAGGGTTTAGCGCAGAGCAGGTTGGTACCTTTAAAGTGTATGGACCAAAAGGCTGTGATAATTGCAATGGTGGTTATAAAGGCCGTGTTGGAATATATGAAGTGGTTAAAAGCACGCCGGCCCTACAAAGGATTATCATGGAAGATGGCAACGCCATAGATATTGATGCGCAGATGCGTAAAGATGGTTTTAATAATTTGCGCGCATCGGGGTTGCTGAAAGTCATTCAGGGTATTACCAGCCTTGCTGAAGTTAACCGTGTAACTAAGGATTAA
- a CDS encoding type II secretion system F family protein, giving the protein MAAKTPKTNMYKWEGKNRQGGTMSGQMAGQDAALVKAQLRKQGINPTKVRKKGIELFSAGKKITPMDVAIFTRQMATMMKAGVPLLQSFDIIAEGLENPNMRKLVDTVKQDVAAGNSFAVSLRKHPQYFDDLYCNLVDSGEQSGALETLLDRVATYKEKTEALKAKIKKAMNYPMAVVAVAVIVTAILLIKVVPQFQDVFSSFGAELPAFTQFVIGISEFVQSDGWLIVVGFIAFVFAFRHAHRTSEKFRDSIDRALLKSPVIGNIIYNSSVARFGRTLATTFAAGVPLVEALDSVAGATGNVVFKNAVMKVKSDVSSGMQLNFSMRSTGVFPSMALQMTAIGEESGSLDEMLDKVATHYEAEVDNAVDGLTALMEPIIMSVLGVLVGGLIIAMYLPIFQLGAVV; this is encoded by the coding sequence ATGGCGGCGAAAACACCAAAAACCAATATGTACAAGTGGGAAGGCAAAAACCGCCAGGGTGGGACGATGTCTGGGCAAATGGCCGGACAGGATGCTGCGCTGGTCAAGGCTCAGTTGCGTAAACAGGGCATTAACCCAACTAAAGTGCGTAAAAAGGGCATTGAGCTATTCAGTGCGGGTAAAAAGATCACACCGATGGACGTTGCGATTTTTACTCGACAAATGGCCACGATGATGAAAGCTGGTGTGCCGCTGTTGCAGTCGTTTGACATCATTGCTGAGGGCTTAGAAAACCCAAATATGCGCAAGCTGGTGGATACGGTGAAGCAGGATGTAGCTGCGGGTAATAGTTTTGCTGTGTCCTTGCGTAAGCATCCGCAATACTTTGATGATCTGTATTGCAATCTGGTGGATTCTGGTGAGCAGTCCGGTGCGCTGGAAACCTTGCTGGATCGGGTCGCCACTTATAAAGAAAAAACTGAAGCGCTAAAAGCAAAAATCAAAAAAGCCATGAATTATCCAATGGCGGTTGTCGCGGTGGCGGTGATTGTAACGGCTATTTTGCTGATTAAAGTGGTGCCGCAGTTTCAGGATGTGTTTTCTAGTTTTGGTGCGGAGTTGCCTGCTTTTACTCAGTTTGTGATTGGTATTTCTGAGTTTGTGCAAAGTGATGGTTGGTTGATTGTGGTGGGCTTTATTGCGTTTGTTTTTGCGTTTAGACATGCGCACCGCACCTCAGAAAAGTTTCGTGACAGCATTGATCGGGCTTTACTGAAATCACCGGTGATCGGCAATATTATTTATAACTCTTCTGTGGCGCGTTTTGGCCGTACTTTGGCGACAACTTTCGCGGCGGGTGTGCCTTTGGTGGAGGCGCTGGATTCAGTCGCCGGTGCCACCGGTAACGTGGTGTTTAAGAATGCTGTGATGAAAGTGAAGTCGGATGTGTCCAGCGGTATGCAGCTGAATTTCTCCATGCGCAGCACCGGTGTGTTTCCATCAATGGCTTTGCAGATGACGGCCATTGGTGAGGAGTCTGGTTCGCTGGATGAAATGCTCGATAAGGTGGCGACACACTATGAGGCTGAAGTGGATAACGCTGTTGATGGCTTAACTGCGTTAATGGAGCCGATTATTATGTCGGTGCTTGGCGTGTTGGTGGGCGGTTTGATTATTGCCATGTACCTGCCGATCTTCCAGTTGGGTGCGGTTGTTTAA
- a CDS encoding prepilin-type N-terminal cleavage/methylation domain-containing protein — MHADFQNHQGFTLIELMIVAAIIGILAALALPAYQDYTVRTKVAEGLTLATSAKAAVIETISSNATSAIAAYSGTGPAAANSYTYVFSPSKHVNSIAIAAIANTAAVALTEGRISITYAAGLDAALNAPLLLTPGSGTLTAGTPSASIMLGQPIIWGCAIASANAFRYVPANCRYLP; from the coding sequence ATGCATGCTGACTTTCAAAATCATCAAGGTTTTACCTTAATCGAACTTATGATTGTGGCCGCCATCATTGGCATACTTGCAGCACTGGCGTTACCTGCATACCAAGATTACACGGTACGCACCAAGGTCGCTGAAGGTTTGACCTTAGCCACCTCAGCAAAAGCTGCAGTAATTGAAACCATTAGCAGCAATGCAACATCCGCCATTGCCGCTTACAGTGGCACCGGGCCAGCAGCGGCTAACTCTTACACTTATGTATTTAGCCCATCTAAGCATGTTAACAGTATCGCCATCGCCGCTATTGCTAATACCGCAGCAGTAGCACTCACTGAGGGCCGTATCAGCATCACCTATGCAGCAGGTCTAGATGCAGCTTTAAACGCACCTCTGCTACTGACTCCGGGCAGCGGCACACTAACTGCAGGAACACCCTCAGCATCTATCATGCTAGGCCAACCGATTATCTGGGGCTGTGCAATTGCCTCAGCCAATGCGTTTCGTTACGTTCCAGCAAACTGTCGTTATTTACCTTAA